One region of Chitinophaga varians genomic DNA includes:
- a CDS encoding RNA polymerase sigma-70 factor: MSQLGVECISKIKDGDAIAFQELFYAYKDALFGYACKLCRSPEMAEEAVQEVFMKIWINRQQLDPSLSIRAYLHTAVRHCIFNILKKAALDANLRQSVFHHQPLAANTTEDAVYAADLQRVKSRVLDMLPPQRKLIFCLSRIEGLSHEEIALRLGISKNTVKDQIVKASRFLRQQIEHLAIFLFVYFFL, translated from the coding sequence ATGAGTCAACTTGGAGTGGAATGTATATCTAAAATAAAAGATGGGGATGCTATCGCGTTTCAGGAGCTGTTCTATGCCTACAAGGACGCTCTTTTCGGATATGCCTGTAAGTTATGCCGCTCGCCCGAAATGGCCGAAGAGGCAGTACAGGAGGTATTCATGAAAATATGGATCAACCGGCAACAGCTCGACCCGTCCCTTTCTATCCGGGCCTATCTGCATACGGCCGTCAGGCACTGTATTTTCAATATTCTGAAGAAAGCCGCGCTGGATGCAAATCTCCGTCAGTCGGTATTCCATCACCAGCCCCTTGCCGCCAATACCACCGAAGACGCCGTGTATGCCGCAGACCTGCAGCGGGTAAAAAGCAGGGTGCTGGACATGCTGCCCCCACAACGTAAGCTCATCTTCTGCCTCAGCCGGATAGAAGGCCTGTCCCACGAGGAAATAGCCCTCCGTCTGGGCATCTCCAAAAACACGGTCAAAGACCAGATTGTAAAAGCCAGCCGTTTTCTGCGCCAGCAGATAGAACATTTGGCTATCTTTTTATTTGTTTATTTTTTCCTTTGA
- a CDS encoding Nif3-like dinuclear metal center hexameric protein: protein MKSTGISRRMFLSSGAVFAGSAVLAASPLKGWTFAVEPPTVGQIIDAFIAQIPSGAIPNTVDTLKAGSRDTKVTGVVTTMFATIEVIRKAIDLKANFIIAHEPTFYNHLDDVSWLQQDDVYQYKKDLLDKHGIAVWRNHDYVHSIRPDGVSKGLEDALGWQQLAVKGEPVYHLSAPQSLGSLIAFFKKKLNVPAMRYVGDLQQRCQKILVLPGAYGGKTQIEAIGKYKPDVVCCGEISEWETAEYVRDARAKGDKLSLVLMGHIASEEPGSIFMADWMKQHFPGVKATHVHPGSSLSFA from the coding sequence ATGAAATCAACTGGAATCAGCCGGAGAATGTTCCTTTCATCCGGCGCCGTCTTCGCAGGATCAGCCGTACTGGCGGCCAGTCCCCTCAAAGGCTGGACTTTTGCTGTGGAACCTCCTACCGTAGGACAGATCATCGATGCCTTTATTGCACAAATACCTTCCGGCGCTATTCCCAATACGGTGGATACGCTGAAAGCCGGCTCCCGCGATACAAAGGTGACGGGCGTCGTCACTACCATGTTCGCTACTATCGAGGTCATCAGAAAAGCAATCGATCTGAAAGCCAATTTCATCATCGCCCATGAACCTACCTTTTATAATCACCTCGATGACGTCAGCTGGCTGCAACAGGATGATGTCTATCAATATAAAAAAGACTTGCTGGATAAACACGGGATTGCGGTATGGCGCAATCATGACTACGTACATTCCATACGCCCCGATGGGGTCAGCAAAGGGCTCGAAGATGCTTTAGGCTGGCAGCAGCTGGCCGTAAAAGGGGAACCTGTATACCACCTGTCCGCCCCACAGTCGCTGGGAAGCCTGATAGCGTTCTTTAAAAAGAAGCTGAACGTGCCGGCCATGCGTTATGTGGGCGACCTGCAACAGCGTTGCCAGAAAATACTGGTGCTGCCGGGCGCCTACGGCGGCAAAACGCAGATAGAAGCGATCGGCAAATACAAACCTGACGTGGTTTGCTGCGGTGAAATCTCGGAATGGGAAACGGCGGAATACGTGCGCGACGCCCGCGCCAAAGGGGATAAGTTGTCACTGGTGCTGATGGGGCATATCGCCAGCGAAGAGCCGGGTTCCATTTTTATGGCCGACTGGATGAAACAGCATTTCCCCGGGGTGAAGGCCACCCACGTTCATCCGGGCAGTTCTTTATCTTTTGCCTGA
- a CDS encoding TonB-dependent receptor, whose translation MERRYGIISTIVTQVLLLLFVLHASAHDPETEKTGGIRGKVLTSDARPAAEVMIVLAEANITTTTQTDGSFAFRHVTPGNYHLLVSVAGYSTITREVTVEQGKTATVSLTLEASSKALQEVVVTGSHHKLSRSNTYDVAKIPLKNIENPQVYTTITKDLLQQQQVFSVDDAMQNATGVTKMWDATGRGGDGGGYYSMRGFVVQSQLRNGIAGNVTSRIDASNLERIEVIKGPSATLFGSTLTSYGGLINRVTKKPYDHFGGEVGFAAGSFGFNRFSADINTPLDKNRDVLMRVNAAYNYEGSFQDYGFSRNVAIAPSLSYRVNDRLSFNFDAEYMAGQNTGLSAFFFSSGQPIAKLGTNRADELNIDYKRAYAMNDLYQTSRNTNLFGQMTYRLSSQWSMQTNVTSTSSYSDGPSPYFYLLTDAEVKNDPNATGNGYISRNDQFTNNSHDNVIEIQHNFNGDFNIGSLRNRFVGGIDFFHHNSNQFFGGNTYDTIYAKGDIPTYRDFNRRNLDKVYDTKGLAFTFPSHYIVNTYSAYVSDVLNITDNLLVQAGLRIDYFDNKGNYNDVSGKYENGYTQTALSPKFGIVYQPVKDKVSLFANYQNGFTNKPTSNPSGKPFKPEQANQLEGGVKVSLLNDMITGTISYYDIQVKDIIRPSNVPNVSIQDGTQYSKGVEVEIIAHPARGLDVVAGYAYNDAKYEKTEKNLEGLRPATAGSPTVANLWVSYRIQQGAVKGLGFGVGGNYASDNKVVNDRALGYFYLPAYTVLNGSIFYENDRFRFGVKLNNITNKEYWIGYSTVNPQKTRNFSGSIAFKF comes from the coding sequence ATGGAACGCCGCTATGGCATTATATCTACGATAGTCACACAAGTATTGCTGCTATTATTTGTATTGCATGCATCTGCCCATGATCCGGAAACAGAAAAGACAGGCGGAATACGCGGTAAAGTACTCACTTCCGACGCACGCCCCGCAGCGGAAGTAATGATCGTGCTGGCAGAAGCCAATATCACCACCACTACCCAGACAGACGGTTCTTTTGCATTCCGCCACGTAACACCCGGCAACTATCACCTGCTGGTATCCGTGGCCGGTTACAGCACCATTACCAGGGAGGTGACGGTAGAACAAGGCAAGACCGCTACTGTTTCCCTTACGCTGGAAGCCTCCAGCAAGGCTTTGCAGGAGGTAGTCGTTACCGGCAGTCACCATAAACTATCCCGTAGCAACACCTATGATGTCGCTAAAATACCGCTTAAAAATATAGAGAACCCGCAGGTATATACCACAATCACGAAGGACCTGTTACAACAACAACAGGTATTTTCCGTAGATGATGCCATGCAAAACGCCACCGGCGTTACCAAGATGTGGGACGCCACCGGCCGCGGCGGCGATGGCGGCGGCTATTACAGCATGCGTGGTTTTGTAGTACAGAGCCAGCTGCGCAACGGTATAGCCGGCAACGTTACCTCCCGCATTGACGCCTCCAACCTGGAAAGGATTGAAGTCATCAAAGGGCCTTCGGCCACCCTGTTTGGCAGCACGCTGACCAGCTACGGCGGATTGATCAACCGCGTCACTAAAAAGCCGTATGATCATTTTGGCGGCGAAGTGGGCTTTGCGGCAGGCAGCTTCGGCTTCAACCGCTTCAGCGCCGATATCAACACACCCCTCGATAAAAACCGGGACGTGCTGATGCGCGTAAACGCCGCCTATAACTACGAAGGCTCCTTCCAGGACTACGGCTTCAGCAGAAACGTGGCCATAGCCCCCAGCCTTAGTTACCGTGTGAATGACCGCCTCTCCTTCAACTTCGACGCCGAATATATGGCCGGCCAGAACACCGGCCTCAGTGCGTTCTTTTTTTCTTCCGGACAACCCATCGCCAAACTGGGCACCAACCGGGCCGACGAGCTGAACATCGACTACAAACGCGCCTATGCGATGAATGACCTGTACCAGACATCCCGCAACACCAATTTATTCGGACAGATGACTTACCGCCTCTCTTCACAATGGAGCATGCAAACAAATGTTACGTCTACCAGCAGCTATTCTGACGGGCCTTCGCCCTATTTTTACCTGCTCACAGACGCAGAAGTGAAGAACGACCCCAACGCCACAGGCAACGGTTACATCTCCCGTAACGACCAGTTTACCAACAACAGCCACGATAACGTGATAGAAATACAACACAACTTCAACGGCGACTTTAACATCGGCAGCCTGAGAAACCGTTTCGTGGGCGGGATTGACTTTTTCCATCATAACTCCAACCAGTTCTTCGGCGGCAATACCTACGATACCATCTATGCAAAAGGCGATATCCCCACCTACCGGGATTTCAACCGCAGGAACCTGGACAAAGTATACGACACCAAAGGACTGGCGTTCACTTTCCCTTCACATTATATCGTGAACACTTACAGCGCCTACGTTTCCGACGTGCTGAACATTACCGACAACCTGCTGGTACAAGCCGGCCTGCGGATAGATTACTTCGACAACAAAGGAAATTACAACGACGTCAGTGGAAAATACGAGAACGGCTATACGCAAACGGCACTGTCTCCTAAGTTTGGTATCGTATATCAACCGGTAAAAGACAAGGTATCTCTCTTTGCCAACTATCAGAACGGGTTCACCAATAAGCCCACTTCCAACCCTTCCGGCAAACCTTTCAAACCGGAGCAGGCCAACCAGCTGGAAGGCGGCGTGAAGGTATCACTGCTCAACGATATGATCACCGGTACCATCAGCTATTATGATATCCAGGTGAAAGACATTATCCGCCCGAGCAATGTCCCCAACGTATCTATCCAGGACGGGACACAGTACAGCAAAGGCGTGGAAGTGGAAATCATTGCACATCCCGCACGCGGACTGGACGTGGTGGCAGGTTATGCCTATAATGACGCCAAATACGAAAAGACGGAGAAAAACCTGGAGGGACTGCGTCCGGCAACCGCCGGCTCCCCTACTGTGGCCAACCTGTGGGTGAGCTACCGCATTCAGCAGGGCGCTGTAAAAGGTCTGGGCTTCGGTGTAGGCGGCAACTACGCCAGCGATAACAAAGTGGTGAACGACAGGGCGCTGGGATATTTTTACCTGCCGGCATATACGGTCCTCAACGGCAGTATCTTCTACGAGAACGACCGTTTCCGTTTTGGCGTCAAATTAAATAACATCACCAACAAAGAATACTGGATCGGTTATTCTACCGTGAACCCGCAGAAGACGCGGAACTTCAGCGGCAGCATAGCTTTCAAATTCTGA
- a CDS encoding VOC family protein: MKPKKIWANFGVQDLDRTTAFYKELGFKHNGASDQLTSFFFGDDNFVIHFFLKDVLEPAMKGPIIDTKAGNEIIFTISAGSRDEVDSWEKEIRQAGGTIVSPPEAFGQGYYGFVFADPDGHKFNVFLM; encoded by the coding sequence ATGAAACCAAAAAAAATCTGGGCCAATTTCGGCGTTCAGGATTTAGACCGGACCACAGCCTTCTATAAAGAACTTGGCTTTAAACACAATGGCGCATCAGATCAACTGACCAGCTTCTTCTTCGGCGATGACAATTTTGTGATCCATTTCTTTTTGAAGGATGTACTGGAACCTGCCATGAAGGGACCTATCATTGACACCAAAGCAGGGAATGAAATTATATTCACCATTTCCGCTGGTAGCAGAGACGAGGTAGACAGCTGGGAAAAAGAAATACGGCAGGCCGGCGGCACCATCGTCTCCCCGCCGGAAGCATTTGGACAGGGTTACTACGGTTTCGTGTTTGCCGACCCAGATGGTCATAAATTCAATGTGTTCCTTATGTAG
- the metE gene encoding 5-methyltetrahydropteroyltriglutamate--homocysteine S-methyltransferase, which yields MRTHNLGYPRIGSRRELKKSCEAYWAGKQTLSELLATGQGIRQKNWQLQQDAGIDLVPCNDFSFYDQVLDMSLMLGAIPTRYIPLITERQLSATDLMFAMARGYQQDGYDITAMEMTKWFDTNYHYIVPEFTAAQQFALFSEKAIDEFKEARQQQINAKPVLLGPVSYLLLGKEKEQHFSRIELIDRLLPVYLQIIGKLYDAGARTIQLDEPCLSLNLAEKERQVFSSAYHNIKAAFPDLHIILASYFECYGDNLPTVLQLPVDILHLDLVRCPSQLGDILASPLLSDTMQLSLGLVDGRNIWINDYRHSLSQISQASSKLGAGRIWIAPSCSLLHSPCDLSLESQENTLTPEIKQWLAFAKQKIEEVVTLRQLASASPAAAATAGLEANIRAIESRKTSPLVHDHNVKQRTAKITDADARRQHIFAERRIQQRAALKLPLFPTTTIGSFPQTKEIRTWRAALKKQEITPEQYDALLKTETEKAIRWQEEIGIDVLVHGEFERNDMVEYFGEQLSGFVFTENGWVQSYGSRCVKPPIIYGDVHRETPMTVYWSSYAQSLTHKLVKGMLTGPVTILQWSFVRNDQPRSETCTQIALAIRDEVTDLEKAGIRVIQIDEPAIREGLPLRKENWQEYLQWAVRAFRIAASGVKDETQVHTHMCYSEFNDIIQHIADMDADVITIECSRSQMELLDAFAAFRYPNEIGPGVYDIHSPRVPAVDEMTALMEKARAVIPADQLWVNPDCGLKTRHWDETRKALIAMVATAHELRKTVTAAV from the coding sequence ATGCGCACACACAATCTTGGCTACCCGAGGATAGGCAGCCGGCGTGAACTCAAAAAATCCTGCGAAGCTTACTGGGCAGGCAAACAGACACTGTCTGAATTATTAGCCACAGGGCAAGGCATTCGCCAAAAGAACTGGCAGCTTCAACAGGATGCCGGTATTGACCTCGTCCCATGCAACGACTTTTCCTTTTATGACCAGGTGCTGGACATGAGCCTGATGCTGGGCGCTATTCCAACGCGTTACATCCCCCTGATCACCGAGCGGCAATTGTCCGCCACCGACCTGATGTTTGCCATGGCAAGGGGTTATCAGCAGGACGGTTACGACATCACTGCCATGGAGATGACCAAATGGTTTGATACCAACTACCACTACATCGTCCCGGAATTCACGGCAGCACAGCAATTTGCACTCTTCTCTGAAAAAGCCATCGATGAGTTTAAAGAGGCCAGGCAGCAGCAGATCAATGCCAAACCGGTATTGCTTGGTCCTGTTTCATACCTGTTACTGGGCAAGGAAAAAGAACAACACTTCTCCCGTATTGAACTGATAGACCGCTTGCTGCCAGTGTATCTGCAGATCATCGGTAAACTGTATGATGCCGGCGCACGGACCATCCAGCTGGACGAGCCTTGCCTTTCCCTCAATCTGGCAGAAAAAGAAAGACAGGTGTTCAGCAGTGCCTATCACAACATAAAAGCGGCTTTCCCCGACCTGCATATCATATTGGCAAGCTATTTTGAATGTTATGGTGATAATCTTCCTACAGTCCTTCAACTGCCTGTTGACATCCTGCACCTTGATCTGGTGAGATGTCCGAGCCAACTGGGGGATATCCTTGCGTCCCCGTTACTGTCCGATACGATGCAACTGTCACTGGGACTGGTAGACGGAAGGAATATCTGGATCAATGACTACCGTCATTCCCTGTCACAGATATCGCAAGCCAGCAGTAAGCTCGGGGCCGGCAGGATATGGATCGCCCCTTCCTGTTCCCTGCTGCACTCCCCTTGTGACCTCAGCCTGGAGAGCCAGGAAAATACCCTGACGCCAGAAATCAAACAGTGGCTGGCCTTCGCCAAACAGAAAATCGAGGAAGTGGTAACATTACGGCAGTTGGCCTCCGCATCACCGGCAGCAGCCGCAACAGCCGGGCTGGAAGCAAATATCAGGGCTATAGAAAGCAGGAAAACATCTCCCCTGGTCCACGACCACAACGTAAAACAACGCACCGCTAAAATAACAGATGCCGATGCCCGCCGGCAGCACATCTTTGCAGAACGCAGGATACAGCAGCGGGCCGCGTTAAAACTGCCGCTGTTTCCCACTACCACCATCGGCTCTTTCCCACAGACCAAAGAAATACGCACCTGGCGCGCCGCACTCAAAAAACAGGAAATCACCCCGGAGCAGTACGATGCCCTGCTGAAAACAGAGACAGAGAAAGCTATCCGCTGGCAGGAAGAAATTGGCATCGATGTGCTGGTACATGGTGAATTTGAGCGTAACGATATGGTGGAATACTTCGGAGAACAGCTGTCAGGCTTCGTTTTCACAGAGAACGGCTGGGTGCAGAGTTATGGCTCCCGCTGTGTGAAACCACCGATCATCTATGGTGACGTACACCGCGAAACACCCATGACCGTGTACTGGTCCAGCTACGCCCAGTCGCTGACCCACAAACTGGTGAAAGGCATGCTGACCGGCCCGGTGACCATTCTTCAATGGAGTTTTGTCCGTAATGACCAGCCCCGCAGTGAAACCTGCACGCAGATTGCCTTAGCGATCAGGGATGAGGTGACAGACCTGGAAAAAGCCGGCATCAGGGTGATACAGATCGATGAACCGGCCATCCGCGAAGGACTGCCGTTAAGAAAAGAAAACTGGCAGGAGTATCTCCAGTGGGCCGTGCGCGCGTTTCGTATAGCCGCCAGCGGTGTAAAAGATGAAACACAGGTGCACACGCATATGTGTTATTCAGAGTTCAATGATATCATTCAACATATTGCCGATATGGATGCCGACGTGATCACCATCGAGTGTTCCCGTTCGCAGATGGAGCTGCTGGACGCATTCGCCGCCTTCCGCTATCCAAACGAGATCGGGCCCGGCGTATATGACATCCACTCTCCGCGGGTGCCTGCGGTAGATGAAATGACCGCGCTCATGGAAAAAGCCAGGGCTGTTATCCCGGCAGACCAGCTGTGGGTAAACCCCGACTGCGGCCTGAAGACACGTCACTGGGACGAAACACGGAAAGCGCTGATTGCCATGGTGGCCACGGCGCACGAGCTGCGCAAAACAGTAACAGCAGCAGTGTAA
- a CDS encoding BrxA/BrxB family bacilliredoxin: MPYSPLLIKPFKDELTDLGVKEMLTPADVDKAMAQDGTTMVIINSICGCAAGVARPAIRKIMEDNSIKKPDRIVTVFAGQDMEATARFRSYIPDIPPSSPSIALFKDKELIYFLPKFRIESREVNDVANDVKSVLEEYLAV, translated from the coding sequence ATGCCTTATTCCCCTTTATTAATTAAGCCATTTAAAGATGAGCTGACCGACCTGGGCGTAAAGGAAATGCTTACGCCGGCGGATGTAGACAAAGCGATGGCCCAGGATGGAACAACAATGGTGATCATCAACAGCATCTGCGGTTGTGCTGCCGGTGTAGCCCGCCCTGCTATCAGGAAAATCATGGAAGACAACAGTATTAAAAAGCCGGACCGTATAGTGACGGTCTTTGCCGGTCAGGACATGGAAGCGACTGCGCGTTTCCGTAGTTACATACCGGACATTCCTCCTTCATCACCATCTATCGCGCTGTTCAAGGACAAGGAGTTGATTTATTTCCTGCCGAAATTCAGAATTGAGAGCAGAGAGGTGAACGATGTTGCCAATGATGTGAAGAGTGTTCTGGAGGAATATCTTGCCGTATAA
- a CDS encoding WG repeat-containing protein, protein MRRTTNRFSTCVAVMLAVQACKSHQPSQFVADFVKQLDGKSLAEAKAQLEEENEKVGAFIKFMGNFKNEDKPQHFKPEDEKEGSPFSITDPARMEAAYQLALSDAGFNQKYSNGYSQLEPDGPSMRRSATETPVFITKEIYFHDGSKQSEKLDLSESHRVNSLKTIDSVLAEATYSYPVKTAVIQLDDKHDKGDFKGTPVKLERIQDNFVRVSLEKEAYKGYLEIEAFNKDGKQLDRTSYLRAPEGGENIAGMLKDYRKVVEGLLKNLEKGAYKDIAALQKDILDKMPSETPFDDVDKGYVDAYFKGNVARIKVHIQDGTKEGKKTLVLRNLEPNHTGLMMVAEAGSDKFGFISAATGKIAIPYNYEELRQITPWFFANGKAPAYQYYRLDTAAKQLVPIKEHVETLSADLVKASPNRINDRIFGVMNAAGQMVLPMEFVDITIDPATKLIFANKSEEDGPLAGVTTIYDQTGKAVAGPYVTSGVFTNGLLLVTDKGGNSYFINPQGVKVINLKGYYNMRPFSEGLAMVTNADGKYGFLDPQGKVAIPFEYKMATDFNLGLSQVIRTNNDVEEVALINTSGAVVVPFAPSSDNDTDGEGTSRIYTMQGKKFDAWGKQM, encoded by the coding sequence ATGAGGAGAACCACCAACCGATTTAGTACATGCGTAGCAGTTATGCTGGCGGTGCAGGCCTGTAAAAGTCACCAGCCGTCACAGTTTGTAGCAGACTTTGTAAAACAATTAGACGGCAAAAGCCTGGCAGAAGCGAAAGCACAGCTGGAAGAGGAAAATGAGAAAGTAGGCGCTTTCATCAAATTCATGGGCAATTTCAAGAACGAAGATAAACCGCAGCACTTTAAGCCGGAAGACGAAAAGGAAGGCTCGCCTTTTTCTATCACCGATCCGGCCCGGATGGAAGCGGCCTATCAGCTCGCCCTCAGCGACGCAGGCTTCAACCAGAAGTATAGCAACGGCTACAGCCAGCTGGAACCGGACGGCCCTTCTATGAGGAGAAGCGCAACTGAGACACCTGTTTTTATTACGAAGGAAATATACTTCCACGACGGAAGCAAACAATCTGAGAAGCTCGACCTGAGTGAGTCTCACCGGGTAAATTCCCTGAAAACGATCGATAGCGTTCTGGCAGAGGCCACCTACAGCTATCCGGTGAAAACCGCTGTTATTCAGCTGGATGATAAACATGACAAGGGCGACTTTAAAGGTACGCCTGTGAAACTGGAGCGCATTCAGGACAACTTTGTCCGTGTTTCTCTGGAAAAGGAAGCCTATAAAGGTTACCTCGAAATAGAAGCATTTAATAAAGATGGTAAACAGCTGGACCGCACCAGCTATCTCAGAGCGCCGGAAGGCGGTGAGAACATCGCAGGCATGCTGAAAGACTACAGGAAGGTCGTGGAAGGGCTGTTGAAGAACCTGGAGAAAGGCGCCTATAAAGACATAGCCGCCCTGCAGAAAGACATCCTGGACAAGATGCCGTCTGAAACACCTTTTGACGATGTGGACAAAGGCTACGTGGACGCCTACTTCAAAGGGAACGTTGCCAGGATCAAAGTACATATCCAGGACGGCACCAAAGAAGGAAAGAAAACCCTGGTCTTGCGCAACCTGGAGCCTAACCATACCGGCTTGATGATGGTAGCAGAGGCCGGCAGCGATAAATTTGGATTTATATCCGCCGCCACAGGCAAAATAGCTATTCCGTACAACTATGAAGAGCTGCGCCAGATCACGCCCTGGTTCTTTGCCAACGGCAAAGCGCCCGCGTATCAGTATTACCGGCTGGACACAGCCGCCAAACAGCTGGTGCCCATTAAAGAACATGTGGAAACCCTGTCGGCTGACCTCGTGAAAGCCTCTCCCAACAGGATCAACGACAGGATATTTGGTGTGATGAACGCCGCCGGGCAAATGGTGCTGCCGATGGAGTTTGTGGACATCACCATTGATCCTGCCACTAAGCTGATATTCGCCAATAAATCAGAAGAAGACGGCCCGCTGGCTGGCGTTACCACTATCTACGATCAAACCGGCAAAGCTGTGGCCGGCCCGTATGTGACCTCCGGTGTGTTCACCAACGGGTTGTTGCTGGTAACTGACAAAGGGGGCAACAGCTACTTTATCAATCCACAGGGCGTTAAAGTGATTAATCTGAAAGGTTATTACAACATGCGGCCATTTAGTGAGGGTCTCGCTATGGTGACCAATGCGGATGGTAAATACGGCTTCCTGGACCCACAGGGCAAGGTGGCCATTCCGTTTGAATACAAAATGGCCACAGACTTCAACCTGGGCCTTTCGCAGGTCATCCGTACGAACAATGATGTGGAAGAAGTGGCGCTGATCAATACTTCCGGTGCTGTGGTAGTGCCGTTCGCACCTTCCTCTGACAATGATACCGACGGAGAAGGAACATCGAGGATATACACCATGCAGGGAAAAAAATTCGATGCGTGGGGCAAGCAGATGTAA
- a CDS encoding AAA family ATPase has translation MPATDFTKELAALIKARFPIIYVVTWEEKRFVDTVKTMLQDTALFSKPRPVWEWTVVDGYVKNNRPEKGDVKTPMRALEFADELEEDGVLILKDMYAQLASPNCEQNIIRKLKDLVWRIKEGDWLKTVIITGHDKFIPDALQKEILIKEFALPTADEIQQVLLNLVEQNRQNQRLRFDLNANNAVARLCEAACGLTLNEAENAFALSMVNDGILDVHDISTIAEEKKQIIHRNGLLEFSMPKLKMGDIGGLENLKKWLEKRADSWSEQARKYNIPAPRGVLITGLPGCGKSLTAKTVSTSWNVPLLRLDMGAVFSGLVGSSERNMRTVIQTAESMAPCVLWIDEIEKAFSGIGSSGDSGTATRLFGTFLTWMQEKEKFVFVVATANNIDFLPPELMRKGRFDEIFFVDLPTRAERKIIIDIHLKKRLTHPEVLGDLKLDDNFIDPLVERTEGFTGAEIEQVVISGLFEAFSENRAITMDDFITAIENTVPLVVTQSEKIRAIREWANVRAVSATSVSHKIPNAPAVNNDPEKPDEEASRGGRSIEF, from the coding sequence ATGCCTGCTACTGATTTTACGAAAGAACTTGCGGCCCTGATTAAAGCGCGCTTTCCTATCATCTATGTTGTTACCTGGGAAGAGAAGCGATTTGTTGACACCGTAAAAACAATGTTACAGGACACCGCCCTGTTTAGTAAACCCAGACCGGTATGGGAATGGACCGTCGTGGATGGTTATGTCAAAAACAACAGGCCTGAAAAAGGGGATGTGAAAACACCCATGCGGGCGTTGGAGTTTGCAGATGAACTGGAGGAAGACGGCGTGCTCATTCTGAAAGACATGTACGCACAACTGGCCAGTCCCAACTGTGAGCAGAATATTATCCGTAAGTTAAAAGACCTGGTTTGGCGCATTAAAGAAGGCGACTGGCTGAAGACGGTCATCATCACCGGTCATGATAAATTTATTCCTGATGCGCTGCAGAAAGAGATACTGATCAAAGAGTTCGCGCTCCCAACGGCAGACGAGATCCAGCAGGTATTGCTCAACCTGGTGGAGCAGAACAGACAGAACCAACGCCTGCGTTTCGACCTGAATGCCAACAATGCAGTGGCCCGCCTATGTGAGGCGGCCTGCGGACTTACCCTCAATGAAGCGGAAAATGCCTTTGCCTTGTCCATGGTGAATGACGGAATATTGGATGTGCATGATATCAGCACCATCGCGGAAGAAAAGAAGCAGATCATTCACCGCAACGGCCTTCTGGAATTCAGTATGCCCAAACTGAAGATGGGAGACATCGGCGGATTGGAGAACCTGAAGAAGTGGCTGGAAAAACGCGCTGACAGCTGGTCTGAGCAAGCCCGGAAATATAATATCCCGGCGCCCCGCGGTGTCCTGATCACCGGTTTGCCTGGCTGTGGTAAAAGTTTAACGGCAAAAACCGTCAGCACCTCCTGGAACGTGCCCCTGCTGAGACTGGACATGGGCGCAGTATTCAGCGGCCTCGTCGGCAGCAGTGAGCGTAACATGCGCACGGTCATTCAAACGGCAGAATCAATGGCGCCCTGTGTGCTGTGGATCGATGAGATAGAAAAGGCTTTTTCAGGCATAGGCTCCTCCGGTGACAGCGGTACGGCTACCCGCCTGTTCGGAACTTTCCTCACCTGGATGCAGGAGAAAGAGAAGTTTGTGTTTGTGGTGGCTACCGCCAATAATATCGATTTCCTGCCACCGGAGCTGATGCGTAAAGGCCGTTTTGATGAGATATTTTTTGTTGATCTTCCCACCAGGGCAGAAAGAAAAATCATTATAGATATCCACTTAAAAAAACGGCTGACACATCCTGAAGTACTGGGTGACCTGAAACTGGATGACAATTTCATCGATCCCCTGGTAGAAAGAACAGAAGGTTTTACGGGAGCAGAAATTGAACAGGTGGTGATCAGTGGCTTGTTTGAAGCATTCTCTGAAAACAGGGCCATCACCATGGACGATTTTATTACCGCCATCGAAAATACTGTTCCGCTGGTGGTCACCCAATCGGAGAAGATCCGAGCCATCAGGGAATGGGCGAATGTCCGGGCGGTATCCGCTACTTCTGTCAGCCATAAAATACCTAATGCCCCGGCGGTGAACAATGATCCTGAAAAGCCGGATGAAGAGGCTTCGCGAGGCGGCCGCAGCATAGAATTCTAA
- a CDS encoding DUF2997 domain-containing protein: MSTEGKLIISIDKDGNVTAEINGVKGPSCKDYEKLIEQLIEGKIINETLTAGYYEQEVKTDDRSHLSNNL, encoded by the coding sequence ATGTCTACCGAAGGCAAACTGATCATCTCAATAGATAAAGACGGAAATGTAACCGCTGAAATAAACGGCGTAAAAGGGCCGTCCTGTAAGGATTACGAAAAACTGATCGAACAACTCATCGAAGGGAAAATTATTAATGAGACCCTGACGGCCGGGTATTACGAGCAGGAGGTTAAAACAGACGACCGGTCACATCTTTCAAATAATCTCTAG